Below is a genomic region from Scyliorhinus canicula chromosome 5, sScyCan1.1, whole genome shotgun sequence.
ACCCAATAATCTCTCAAATGGTGCAGTGATTGAATAGGTCTTCTGTGTCATGGTGCTGTGCAATGTTTGTGTTCCTGTGTAGCTCggatgcttgtgacaataaagattattattattgtattctTTTTCTTTCCAGTTCCTGAGAGTGAGGACATTAACAGGGTCAACCTATAGTTGCAAATCTGGGATGTCCTTCACTGGGAACCTGATAGAGCGTTTCATGCTGGTGGATTGTAATGCTGTTCTCTGTGGCTCCTACAGGTAAGTGACTGATGATCCTGTCTTGGAATACTTGTCCACAGAAATGTGCAGTAAGCTGATTATTGCTTTCTCATTCAACTAATTTCTCCCAGCCGTCTCTCCCAGCTGTCTCTGACAGGCAGGAAAAACCTGTTTCTGTTGCATAATTGAAGAGTTTACATTCTATCAATACCAATTTGCCTTTCCTCCGTGCTGCTGCCCATTGGCTGTTTATCcagtgagaaatgaaatgaaaatgaaaatcgcttattgtcacgagtaggcttcaaatgaagttactgtgaaaagcccctagtcgccacattccggcccttgtccggggaggctggtacgggaatcgaaccgtgctgctggcctgcttagtctgctttaaaagccagcgatttagcccagtgagctaaaccagtccctcacAAGCTGTGAGAGCCTCACAATGCAGTTTCTTCCCGTCTCCTCTCAGAGTGGGTTGTTGAAGTGATCAGCATTGTCCTCTCAGCTCTCACTTTAAACTGAAGGCTATGGctaatagctttgacaaagagtcatcggactcgaaacgttagctcttttctctccctacagatgctgccaggcttgctgagattttccagcattttccctttcgtttcagattccagcatccgcagtaatttgcttttatggctaatagggaattggcaatcgtagttaagtgagcacttcacacatctcaAATAGATTCCTGTGGGTGTATGgacgtgccatgtagcatgtggaagtTATTGCCCagtatcccaatcagaccataGAGCCTGTacactgtacctgaacactgcgggtGATAACACCATACTCGCAGCAGCTACTATCAGAACTCCCAGTGGATAGgcccagctccggggacatgtccacagccgaaAGATGGGTGCATGCAAAGGGAAAGGGACCTGCGCCCAGACCAGGtaatgtgtgtgggtgtctgggatCCTGTGAGCGGGAGCCCCCACTGCGGccaagtttgggggggtggggttcattGGTGGAATGGAGGATCACGGGGTGGAAAACATTGCTGTTTTTCAGTCTCttgccctctcccaattccttacaaatATTGAACGGTGTGGTCAATACTGTATTTTGGACTCCGCTgaacttgccctagtggtgctatTGGCAGGCCGGGCGGCCAAGTGCTGgagacaacagcagcagcagtgtcgaGAGCGTCGAGGCGGCGACCCATGTGCAGGGCtgcgccccacaccctgaggacccggctggCCATCGGGTCAAggtgagacccagagggggaggcccgcgACGGCCCAAAGTGTACAGGCGTCGGTGGTCTTTCAAGCAAATGACACACAGCACATGCCGCAGGAGGTTCCGCCTTAACAAGCAGACggcgcggcacctgtgccataacCTCCCAAggttggcaccatgtggaggaggggaACAACCACTCTCAGTGGCCGTCAAGATCGCCActtccctgaacctttatgcctcagGCTTACTCCAGGGCTCACGCGGGGACCTCTGTGGCATCTCTCAGGCCATAGCTCACAGGTGCATATGaaaggtcacggatgccctgtttcctgggcagcaaactatataaactttgacacagATCAAGCCaaacaagatgcctgggcagcagattttctgccatcgccaggatgtcccaggtccagctgatagatggcacgcatgtcacctttcGCTCACTGGGTCACCTGGGAGTgccctaaataaataaataaataaaaacacttcaacagaaaggggtttcactccctgaacatccagatcatgtgtgaccaccacctgaagatcatgcactagtgcgcttcccagggagtgtgcatgacagttacatcctggggcagtcagacatctccggcctcttcaaggaccactccaggatggctggttggcattttgggataaggggtacccgctgaggacctggttaatGACACCAGTATGGAGGCAGGTGTCCAATGTGGAGACCCGGCACAACAGGGCCGTGCACCACCTgatctgtcattgagcggtgcatcggtctgctcaaaatgcagttccgatgcctctaGTGCTCTGCAGTATACCCCCTGGAGGGTTGTCCACTTTGTGGTGgtttgctgtgtcctccacaacctggcacagcagcgggacaATGTGATGGAGGTGCAGGAGCATGCGGTCACCTCCGAGGAGTAGACGCAGAACCTGCAGGGGCTGGAAGCTACTCCCAGGGAGGATCCGGAGGACCAGCTATAGGATAGGTGGCAAACACAGAGGGCCAAGGAGGCCCACACCTTCGCCTGCTTCACTCAGGACGTGGCTTAGCAGGTGACAGTGTgggcctccctggcccaccgGGCTTAGTCGGTCATCGctaccctctcccccatccctcaccctcccggGGTCCGTGTCCATCACTCCAGAGTGTTGAGACCGTGTCGGCACtttcagcgggtcactgtcgagggcagggggagtgatgataacccacagagagctgggcaCTGGAGCTCCTCATTCTACGCCATAGCCTGACCCTGCCTGTCTGTTGAGTGCTCGCTCATACCCATTATCTGCACATGTGCCTAGgcgggggctgggctgggctggactccAATGTCTGGGGAGACAAGGCAAGGGTTTGGTGGTTGGCCCACATTGCAGAAGAAAATGCCAAAAGTGTCATCCTGGTTGGTGTCTCCCCACCCATCTTAATCTCTCCCCCTCcatgcacacactcatccccccaaccccccctcccccagtaccctctcagtgatcctcaacttgcttagccttccttgctctacttcTGCGTCTGTTTCCCATAATACACATCAGAACTGGAGGTAACCTGCTGCTTGCCacatcccgtggccttcaatgcccctggcacACTTGACGGCAGCACAGGCACGGCCGTGCCATCCTGTTCCAGGGACTGCGAGCGATACACGGCGTCCTCAGCAGGGTGGAACTctggggagctgatggccaccatcGCCACACCTAGGACAAATCCGGGTTGGCAACTAGTGCCCTCTCCTCCCGGcctgtgcccatagggccctggggaccAGATTTGTGAAGGAGGGGCAGTTGCCCTTGCATCACctggttctgccagccctggtggctgcccaatgtctgcaccatggtgtcgacgccctcgtcgatgctcctcagtgactgggacgtgATCTGCGGTGCAATGCCcgcctgcgactgggacatgtcctgcagcccCTCATCAAGATCCGGCTGGTACTGGGTCAGGTCCCCCATCGCGCGGGGCACTCTACCGAGGCGCTCAGTCATGGCCATCATAGACTGCGCCATGTCTTGGACACCTCCGCTAATGCTGCTGACATCGTTCACCAGGCACTCCACTGCgggatcgggtgggggggggggggggggggggggggggctggtgtgaaGGTTTTGGGGAGCGGAGTTGTAAGTGGATGGCACAGGGTACGGCATTGGGTGGGGACGGGGGCGATGCCAGGAGCATTCCTGTTGGAGGGAGGATGTCCGCTGCCAACTCACCCTTGAGGCCCAGTGTAGGTtattgaccttcttgcggcactggtcctcctggtgacactgccTGAGCTGATGGTCACTGCTACCTCctcccagacagcactggctgccctttggtgtaccctctgggaccctcagggaacaagacatccctcctggccttgaccgtctctaggagcctccccaggtctgcatccccgaatcatggGGCCGGTTGTCTCGgagccatggctgcgagctgagtggggctggctggcAGGAGCAGTTGTGTGCTGCTCTATCTTGTTAGCGGGAGGCTGGTGAGCGTGTTCCTGGTGAATCGGCTGGCGCGTCTTGATTTGCGGCataaagcccgtggggcctctttaagtggaccaattacccTTGGATTGTGGTGACTGCCTCGCCGGGCTGAGCACTCACTACCACTTAGAAACTTTCTCATTGAAGCACGACCGATGAGATGTGTGCATTTGTACCAACTGGGCAACAATGCCGATAAATCTAATTatcatttttattattattatgactacAAAATGGCATGGCCAGGTTAATTAAATGGACTTACCATGGCAGATAGAGTAGAGTTCAGTGAGAAAATGTGAAGTAATTCTTTTTGGATGcacaaaaaacaaataaaaatttaTTGTTAATGGCAAGAGGCTCAGGGCTGCGGAGGACTAAAGTGATTTAGGGATTCATGTGCAAAAATGTCACTAAAAGCTTATGTATACAGTTGTAACAAGTAACAAAAAAAGCTAATGGGATTATGTGTAATATTCATTCTTTGCCAATGTGATAGAATGGCTCATACAATGATAAATAAGCTAGTTCTACCATATTTGGCTGTGACTGCTTGCCTAATAAGGAGGACATAACTCAATCAGTTCACAGATTTAGCTTTATATGCGGCTGCGATACCTGTCCCCATTCCCATATCCAGCAGGTTTGACAAAATGTGTGGTGCTGTATGTTTCTGGAATAGTTTTGGGCAACAGGTGTATGACCTGCAATGACTGATACTGTGTTAATTAATGCAAATGTTCTTAATTTCTCTTTCCTTACTctccagctttatgtggtcctttGAAAAGATACATCGTAGCATTGTCCAACGTTTTCAGGGAGAGCTCGTAGCAATCTTCGATGAAGAATTTCGGATTCTTTATGCCCAGTCAAACCCTCTCCCTGGAGTAGAGAATCTAATGCCAGACTTGGATAACTATTATACTGTGGCTCCATATCAGTCTGCTGATAAGCGGCGACGCAAACAAAACCAGAGATTCATGTATCAAGAGGACATGCTTTCACAGCACTCTGAGTGTTCATGGGCAGACACGGATCCTGATCCCTGTCCTCGCGGTTTTAGACAAAAGGATGTCAACAGGCATTTCAAGGAGGACGGTGGGAACATCAGAGGCTGCATGAAGCAGTTTACACATTTTCCAGAGAAAATTCAGTTTGATCCCACATCCAGTGCTATTCTGAGGGCAAAGAGGATGGAAATGAATGCATTCAAACGGAGAAGTTATGCAGAAGGGACTTTGGAAAGTTATGATGCTTTGGAACATCGATATGGACGAATAAGTGAGCACTATGAACAATTAGATGCCAGATCCGAGCAATTATTCAGAGAAAAGATGTATCCTTTAGAGCCTGCATTAATAAGGAGTAGAATCAACTCTTTCAACAGTCAACATCTAAGAGATAGCCATGGAACATTTGAACGATTTAAGCAAAACAGAATGAGTACACATCAGTACGATGAGTCGGTGGAAAAGCGAAGGCAAAGATATGATCCAAGGACTTGTGAAGAGACATACCTGTCAGGTTTACCACTCCATCCACCTCTGATAAACTATGAACCTTCTAACTCCGCCAAAGAAGTTCGGCATGGTTCAAGTGATCTCGAGGTGGTGAGTGATGGAAGAATGGGTCAGAATATACCGAAGCGCCCCAACATTGGCCAATCATATGCATGCCAAAAGTCTCCAACTCAGAAACAAGTTCTAGATCCAAAAATGCTTTTCACAGAGTCAAGTCTGGGTCGTAAATCTGAAGATCAACCTAACAAACATGGCCTGAGAAGATGGAGAATTGGCTCCTATCTTAGTGCTTGTCCGGATGAGTACGCAGAACAACTTAATGAGGGCATTTTTGCATCAGATGAACCTCAGGGTGACAATGAAGTACTTCAGGATTCCAGGAAGAACACAGCTTCTTTTGAGACCAGCTTGTTCAGAGATCCTACACAGAATACAAGTTATAAACGCTTGGATCTATACAACTCAAAGCCCACAAAAACTGATTTGTTTGATGGCCAGTCTCAGTCATCAGATAAAGAAAGTGAGAagcaaaatgtgaagctggcaaaACATGAGTCCATGCGTAGTAAACTCAATCCGATATTACAAAGGAGCTCGAGGCTGCGTTCGTCACTGATCTTTAATTCTTCAAAAACAGAGCAGCATGTCTCACGCAAAGGGAAAATGAACTTGGGCATCAAGGAACAGATCGAGAATGAAGAAAAGGAATCTAAAGAGATTGTGGAGCCCACAGCAGCTGCAGATTTGCAGGAAAATAGTACCAAGCGGGTGCTCAGCAATGACCAAACCAAACCAATCCCGCAATCAATGCCTGCCAACACCGTGCCAAGTGAGGCTGCCAAAACACCAGCACCAAATCTCAAAAAGGATTTTGCTGGAAAACCACCACCAGACTTGGACCTGAGTAAACAGCAGAGTGATTCTGGTTTGGATAGTTGTGACCCAGATGTGCAATCCAGCACCCAACATAGGGTAAGGCCAAAATTAGAGCTTCAACTGAGCAAAAAGGTTCAAGATGCCATTAACAAAATGACACATCGCACAGCGTTTTCTAAAGAAGTTAAACCACCACCTCTAATACAGTCAGAGAAAACTGAAAAGCAACCTCTGGAAACATTTAGAAAGATCATTAATTCTGTATCTGGGCAGCAAGGACCCCAACCCTCTCCTCAGCCAAGCCCCCAACCCTCTCAGCTGGGTACCAGGCCTTCTTCTCAGCCTTCTGAATCAGCGACTCAGAATAATACTAGCAATCCCGAGGTTCTGAGAGGCTCTACTGAAGTTCACAAAAGGCCTTCTTCGACCTCGATGTTGGAGGAGATCGATGTCAATTTAGCGAAGGTTAAGCTACATTCATCTGCTGTGTGTCTGGACACAAGAGGGGATACGGGGCATGATACGGAAAGGGAATCTGTAGTTTCCAATTTGATTTCAAAGAGTCTTTCAAGAGGGAGTAGTTCTCTTAACCTCCCAGGTGGGACTAAATCAAAGAAACGCCCAGCAATAAAGAGCAAGGGCAACACCTGACTTCAGCCACAGAGATCGAGAAGAATCCTGAAAAACCAAACAAAATTGTCCAAAGTGAAGAAGTACCTTCCACCTCTGAGAAAGAAGAGAAACCACGCAGGCCTTCAATCAACACCACAGCAACCAAAGGTTCACAAACTGTCCAGGGGAGCAGGTATTCCTCATCTACTTCCAATGCCCTGTATAGCAGCAACCTTCGAGATGACACCAAGGTCATCCTGGAACAAATCTCAGCCAACAGCCAGAAGAACCGGGCCGAGAATACCAAAGTACAGCATCCCCCCACCACTGACAGTGACGGTCCTGGAGACCCAACAGAGCAGAAGGTTATCCCCGAGACGGACAAAAACTGACTCTGATAAAAAGCAGAAGCTTGATATCCAGGCCAAGGCTTGAAAACCTGACTAAAATCAAGGGTAATTCACAAACATCATCTGATTGCATAGACCCTCTGATTAAGAGGATGGATAGTTTTCGAAAGGAGAAGCGGGTATACAGTAGGTTCGAAGTCTTCTATAAGAAAGATGACTCTTTGAAAGCAGAGGACACTTCTCCAAGGCCACAAAGTGACGTAGCACTCGATTGCAAGGACAAAGATGGTGGAGAGAAAAAGAAATCTTCCAAAATTATTCCCAAGTTTTTTGGGACATTTAGGAGGTATTAATGCTTCCTGTAACTTATCAAACAAAGTGCAGCTAAAGCACAAGCACTCGGACTGCTGGGTGCTGATATTGGTGAGTTTTGTTTAAAGGTGCAGAATATCGGACACTTTTCCAAACTTTTGGTAACAGCTAAGCAAATAGAGAGGCTTCAAATATCAAACTTTAGATAAGTATAGTAGCATACAGCAAGGCTAGCAATATAGCACTCTGCAGTCATTTCAATGAAAGAATCTTTGAGATCTGAGTGAGTTAAGAGGCTAATTGTGAGGAAAGATATATAACCTGGACATGAAACAGCACCTTTCACTTTACAATCAAATTTGAGATAGCATTTCATGGTGCTAGCAGAATATAAGCAATCTTATCAGGTCAATAATTGAAAtgactccctgtgtttgcgtgggtttcgcccccacaacccaaagatgtgcagggtaggtggattggtcacgctaaattgccccttaattggaaaaaatgaattgggtactctaatgttaaaaaaataattgaaatgaGAGAGGGTAATCAGTAACATGGAGTAAATGACACCTACATA
It encodes:
- the LOC119966672 gene encoding LOW QUALITY PROTEIN: protein FAM83H-like (The sequence of the model RefSeq protein was modified relative to this genomic sequence to represent the inferred CDS: inserted 1 base in 1 codon; deleted 2 bases in 1 codon) — translated: MAHRSQSSSLGNVDNDPNHVPPHYKEYYRIAIDILAEEGIDAYYQFLAKEQEVDFLSSTEIEHINKYLKKPTIPFDELEFVRGDYDESDSSGTYWPVHTDIAAPALDLGWPDIHMYRGPSDVTIFVHPPAPDTLSIKEEFRRLIRSATQVIAIVMDIFTDIDLFADVLEAASQGIPVYLLLDELFSHHFLDMVKRCNVNLNHVQFLRVRTLTGSTYSCKSGMSFTGNLIERFMLVDCNAVLCGSYSFMWSFEKIHRSIVQRFQGELVAIFDEEFRILYAQSNPLPGVENLMPDLDNYYTVAPYQSADKRRRKQNQRFMYQEDMLSQHSECSWADTDPDPCPRGFRQKDVNRHFKEDGGNIRGCMKQFTHFPEKIQFDPTSSAILRAKRMEMNAFKRRSYAEGTLESYDALEHRYGRISEHYEQLDARSEQLFREKMYPLEPALIRSRINSFNSQHLRDSHGTFERFKQNRMSTHQYDESVEKRRQRYDPRTCEETYLSGLPLHPPLINYEPSNSAKEVRHGSSDLEVVSDGRMGQNIPKRPNIGQSYACQKSPTQKQVLDPKMLFTESSLGRKSEDQPNKHGLRRWRIGSYLSACPDEYAEQLNEGIFASDEPQGDNEVLQDSRKNTASFETSLFRDPTQNTSYKRLDLYNSKPTKTDLFDGQSQSSDKESEKQNVKLAKHESMRSKLNPILQRSSRLRSSLIFNSSKTEQHVSRKGKMNLGIKEQIENEEKESKEIVEPTAAADLQENSTKRVLSNDQTKPIPQSMPANTVPSEAAKTPAPNLKKDFAGKPPPDLDLSKQQSDSGLDSCDPDVQSSTQHRVRPKLELQLSKKVQDAINKMTHRTAFSKEVKPPPLIQSEKTEKQPLETFRKIINSVSGQQGPQPSPQPSPQPSQLGTRPSSQPSESATQNNTSNPEVLRGSTEVHKRPSSTSMLEEIDVNLAKVKLHSSAVCLDTRGDTGHDTERESVVSNLISKSLSRGSSSLNLPGGTKSKTPSNKEQGQHLTSATEIEKNPEKPNKIVQSEEVPSTSEKEEKPRRPSINTTATKGSQTVQGSRYSSSTSNALYSSNLRDDTKVILEQISANSQKNRAENTKVQHPPTTDSDGPGDPTEQKVIPETDKNXTLIKSRSLISRPRLENLTKIKGNSQTSSDCIDPLIKRMDSFRKEKRVYSRFEVFYKKDDSLKAEDTSPRPQSDVALDCKDKDGGEKKKSSKIIPKFFGTFRRY